One window of Nicotiana tomentosiformis chromosome 11, ASM39032v3, whole genome shotgun sequence genomic DNA carries:
- the LOC138901265 gene encoding uncharacterized protein, whose amino-acid sequence MWLDLQKENNMTIIYHSANANVVDDALSRKAGSMGSLSFIPVGVSQSALYVESLANKFVRMNILEPSRVLSCIVSWSSFFERIKAHQYDDPYLVVLKDTVQHGDAKEVTIGDDRVLRM is encoded by the coding sequence ATGTGGTTAGATCTACAAAAGGAAAATAATATGACCATTATTTATCATTCCGCAaatgccaatgtggtggacgatgctttgagtaggaaggctgggAGCATGGGTAGTCTTTCTTTTATTCCAGTTGGGGTGAGTCAGTCAGCTTTGTATGTTGAGTCTTTGGCCAACAAATTTGTGAGGATGAATATTTTGGAACCAAGCCGGGTTCTTTCTTGCATTGTTTCATGGTCTTCTTtttttgagcgcatcaaggcgcATCAGTATGACGATCCCTACTTagttgtccttaaagacacggtgcaacatggtgatgccaaggaggtgactattggtgatgatagggttttgaggatgtag